The Girardinichthys multiradiatus isolate DD_20200921_A chromosome Y, DD_fGirMul_XY1, whole genome shotgun sequence genome has a window encoding:
- the LOC124864669 gene encoding paralemmin-2-like, translating to MAKRMSHKDSGQEGRSVLGMLAVQVERDPKTGATVVKSVAPISSPTGTQTSTTIFDDGRKSIHTVGSSVGEPSNEEIGEILSAINNVGMTVVLDEVVVTPNKTEMTTGNGESNKNQGDEVLNFITRNGTSKEDNTQVDSSINKLDVEKIKQCISVRIPDHETKMITKETSEILDKMDSQSLEKAPVTLLFLGYTDATPEDVHNQEDYEGMLTAERVIITEDGEEHVIEPGTSASLQLPSAKESKQEAKKTSQDTTLQDVPLDDNEAEPETQREDSVGNEGKPKKCQCCSVM from the exons ATGGCAAAGAGAATGTCTCACAAAGACAGTGGACAAGAAGGCCGATCAG tCCTTGGGATGTTAGCTGTACAGGTGGAGAGAGACCCCAAGACTGGTGCCACCGTTGTCAAATCAGTGGCCCCCATCTCCTCACCTACTGGTACTCAAACATCCACGACCATCTTTGATGATGGAAGAAAGAGCATCCACACTGTTGGCAGTTCTGTAGGTGAACCTTCGAATGAAGAGATTGGTGAGATATTGAGTGCTATTAATAATGTTGGGATGACAGTGGTGCTGGATGAAGTGGTAGTAACACCAAACAAGACAGAGATGACCACTGGGAATGGAGAAAGCAACAAAAATCAAGGTGACGAAGTCCTGAATTTTATCACCCGTAATGGAACATCAAAGGAGGACAATACACAGGTAGACAGCTCTATAAACAAACTGGATGTTGAGAAGATAAAGCAGTGTATAAGTGTTAGAATCCCAGATCACGAAACCAAGATGATCACAAAAGAAACTTCAGAAATACTGGATAAAATGGACAGTCAAAGTTTGGAGAAAGCTCCAGTCACACTTCTATTCCTGGGATACACTGATGCAACACCTGAAGATGTTCACAATCAAGAGGACTATGAAGGCATGCTCACTGCTGAGCGGGTCATTATTACTGAGGATGGAGAAGAACATGTAATAGAGCCAGGAACTTCTGCTTCGCTTCAATTGCCCTCAGCAAAGGAAAGCAAGCAAGAGGCCAAGAAAACATCTCAAGACACAACCCTTCAAGACGTTCCACTGGATGATAATGAAGCAGAACCTGAAACCCAGAGAGAAGACAGTGTTGGGAATGAGGGCAAGCCGAAGAAATGTCAGTGTTGCTCTGTCATGTAA